Proteins encoded together in one Miscanthus floridulus cultivar M001 chromosome 16, ASM1932011v1, whole genome shotgun sequence window:
- the LOC136511220 gene encoding uncharacterized protein, producing the protein MIAATGNLIHNHFANPARHANNAVHGPPLHANPPNPPAPPPTPGAGSSTSAPARRSMAEAHVSNENYEASRVYAYVHLEQAVHSPHLFIHYAMEQVCGAPPFHLAASSRGVGIMVFATMEAREHVVSMSPINYDVNTISVEPHEEADNRFYAFYHIYAEITAVDFPLEHWEEALAREALGVIGNVCCTDPVCLLEVDFTSMRAVVRLDHDREVPEQLLVRNHSGPTSIATIYTIRTWLDANPVPDFSNYTFGPVPALHTAPHCHPVGNPPTQMPAAPENLVATVLEWEIPTATPNLRPVRTRRATPYPTTPLLLALPWYGVCGVPLQEVDEEIVTADAATALADLSLDVPPVFSAGGRTEEEHESRAQKRSVRRKRAKDSARKLRRSLRLKEKEEATFELPEDKAARVQQAKFDFSVCGVSEEEIAGISGVAASPSTRQ; encoded by the exons ATGATCGCTGCCACCGGCAACCTTATCCACAACCACTTCGCCAACCCTGCTCGCCATGCCAACAATGCCGTCCACGGCCCACCGCTCCATGCCAATCCCCCCAATCCTCCCGCTCCACCACCCACACCTGGCGCTGGGTCATCCACCTCTGCTCCTGCCAGGCGTTCCATGGCTGAGGCGCACGTTAGCAACGAGAACTATGAGGCCTCAAGGGTGTACGCGTATGTCCACCTCGAGCAGGCGGTCCACAGCCCTCATCTCTTCATCCACTACGCCATGGAGCAGGTCTGCGGCGCGCCTCCGTTCCACCTCGCGGCCTCTTCCCGCGGGGTCGGTATCATGGTGTTCGCCACCATGGAGGCTCGAGAGCACGTGGTCTCCATGTCGCCTATCAACTACGACGTCAACACCATCTCCGTCGAGCCCCATGAGGAGGCTGACAACCGCTTCTATGCCTTCTACCACATCTACGCCGAGATCACGGCTGTCGACTTCCCCCTTGAGCACTGGGAGGAGGCTCTTGCCAGAGAGGCTCTGGGCGTAATAGGTAATGTCTGCTGCACTGACCCCGTCTGCCTCCTTGAAGTCGACTTTACTTCCATGCGTGCGGTTGTGCGCCTTGATCATGACCGTGAGGTCCCTGAGCAGCTCCTTGTGCGCAACCATAGCGGTCCTACTTCTATTGCCACCATATACACTATTCGCACCTGGCTGGATGCCAACCCTGTGCCTGACTTCTCCAACTACACTTTTGGCCCGGTGccagctttgcatactgctccccACTGTCACCCTGTTGGCAATCCTCCCACCCAGATGCCTGCTGCTCCTGAAAACCTTGTTGCCACTGTCCTGGAGTGGGAGATCCCTACTGCTACGCCCAACCTTCGCCCTGTCCGCACCAGGCGCGCCACTCCTTATCCCACTACT CCGCTCCTTCTTGCTCTCCCTTGGTATGGTGTCTGTGGGGTGCCTCTGCAGGAGGTCGATGAGGAGATTGTCACTGCAGACGCTGCCACTGCTCTGGCAGACCTGAGTCTGGACGTGCCGCCCGTGTTCTCCGCTGGTGGGCGAACTGAAGAGGAGCATGAGAGCCGTGCGCAGAAGAGGAGTGTCAGGCGCAAGAGGGCCAAGGACAGTGCCCGGAAGCTGCGCAGGAGCTTGAGGCTCAAGGAAAAGGAGGAGGCAACCTTCGAGCTCCCGGAGGACAAAGCCGCACGTGTCCAGCAGGCCAAGTTTGATTTCTCTGTCTGTGGTGTATCTGAGGAGGAGATTGCCGGGATCTCTGGTGTGGCGGCCTCGCCGTCCACTAGACAGTGA